From Elephas maximus indicus isolate mEleMax1 chromosome 1, mEleMax1 primary haplotype, whole genome shotgun sequence, a single genomic window includes:
- the LOC126077691 gene encoding olfactory receptor 2W1-like, with amino-acid sequence MDKNNYTSLHGFILLGFSDHPRLEMVLSGVVTIFYLITLVSNAAIIVASVLDSHLRTPMYFFLRNLSFLDLCFTASIITQMLVNLWGPDKTISYVGCVIQLYVNMCLGSTECLLLAVMSYDRFTAICKPLHYLVIMKPHLCLKMMIMVWGISLACSAVPCILTMNLARCGNNLLDHFLCELPALIKIACTDTTTVEMSVFALGIVVVLTPLLLILISYGYIARTVLRMKSKVGQGKAINTCGSHLTVVSIFYGTVIYMYLQPGNRASKNQGKFFTLFYTIIIPSLNPLIYTLRNKEMKDALKKLVRVAYESTKTKRKWKS; translated from the coding sequence ATGGACAAAAACAATTATACTTCTCTACATGGTTTTATTCTGCTTGGCTTCTCTGATCATCCCAGACTGGAGATGGTCCTGTCAGGAGTTGTCACTATCTTCTACTTAATTACCTTGGTAAGTAACGCAGCCATCATTGTTGCATCTGTCCTGGATTCCCATCTGCGCACAccaatgtattttttcctcaggAATTTATCTTTCCTAGATCTGTGTTTTACTGCCAGCATCATAACTCAGATGCTGGTTAACTTGTGGGGCCCTGATAAGACCATCAGCTATGTGGGTTGTGTCATTCAACTGTATGTTAATATGTGTTTGGGCTCCACTGAGTGCCTTCTCCTGGCTGTCATGTCCTATGATCGTTTTACAGCTATTTGTAAGCCCTTGCATTATTTGGTAATCATGAAGCCACATCTTTGTCTCAAGATGATGATCATGGTTTGGGGTATTAGTTTGGCCTGTTCTGCAGTACCATGTATACTCACAATGAATTTGGCTAGGTGTGGAAACAACCTTCTGGATCATTTCTTGTGTGAGTTGCCAGCCTTGATCAAAATAGCTTGTACAGACACCACAACTGTTGAAATGTCTGTTTTTGCTTTAGGAATTGTTGTTGTCCTTACACCCCTCCTCCTTATTCTTATATCCTATGGTTACATTGCCAGAACTGTGCTGAGAATGAAGTCAAAAGTAGGCCAAGGAAAAGCAATTAATACCTGTGGATCTCATCTCACTGTGGTGTCCATCTTCTATGGAACTGTCATCTACATGTACCTACAGCCAGGTAACCGGGCCTCCAAAAACCAGGGCAAGTTCTTCACCCTGTTTTACACCATCATCATTCCAAGTCTCAACCCCCTCATCTACACCTTGAGGAATAAGGAGATGAAGGATGCATTAAAGAAGTTGGTGAGAGTTGCCTATGAATCTACAAAAAcgaagaggaaatggaaatcaTAG